In Coprobacter tertius, the sequence CCATATTTCCATTTTATTGCGCTCTTCTACCGAGAGGTCTTTTACCAAGTTATTGGAAATGTATAGGAAAACTGCCACGATGATTAGAGACAGGGAAAGAAATATGAATTTGAATTTTTGCCGGGTATCGTATATATTTTGCATTGTCCGATCTTTTATTTTTTATAATTTATAACGTTTGCCGGGTGCTTTTATTGTAAACATTGTATATGCCCTTTGGGTAGAAACAGAAAAGGCTGCATTTTCGTATGCAGCCTTTTCGATATATATTTTTAAATACCGGTATTTCTTTATTCTGCGTTTAGTGTAAAACGAACGAATGAAACAGCGGTAAGATCTTTGTTTTGTTCGCTGAGATACTGTTGTATCGTTTTCTTTCCGTCTTTTACAAAAATTTGTTCGAGCAGAGTCATTTCCTGGAAGAATTTGTTGATACGACCTTGGGCGATCTTATCGAGCATTTCTTCTTTCTTGCCTTCTTCCCGTGCTTTTTCTTTTGCGATTTCGAGTTCTTTGGCAATAACATCGGCCGGTACTTCTTCCCGGTTTACAGCGATGGGGTTCATGGCAGCTACTTGCATAGCTACATCGCGTGCTACCTGATAGTCTATGTCTTTCTGGTTGAAACCTACAATGGTTGCCAGTTTATTTCCCGGGTGGATATAAAAAATAGTAGAAGGAGCAGTCAGAGAGCCGTAATAACCCAGTTCCATTTTTTCACCGGTAATACCGCTACGGTCTACAATAAGATCTGCGATCGTGCGTCCGTCGATGGTAAGAGTTTTCAGCGCTTCGATATCTGCGGGTCTTTTTTCGAGAGCTACATCCAATATCGATCGGGTAAGAGCAATAAAGTCTTGATTCTGAGCAACGAAATCTGTTTCGCATTTCAGGGCAACAATAGCAGCGAAATCGCCTTTAGCATCGGCCAGTACGCAACCTTCAGAAGCTTCCCGGTCTTCACGCTTAGCAGCGATAGCTTTTCCTTTTTTACGGATAATTTCCATAGCGCCATCGAAATCGCCATTAGCTTCATTCAAGGCGTTTTTGCAATCCATCATACCGGCTCCGGTCATTTTGCGAAGCTTGGTAATAT encodes:
- the tsf gene encoding translation elongation factor Ts, translated to MAVTMADITKLRKMTGAGMMDCKNALNEANGDFDGAMEIIRKKGKAIAAKREDREASEGCVLADAKGDFAAIVALKCETDFVAQNQDFIALTRSILDVALEKRPADIEALKTLTIDGRTIADLIVDRSGITGEKMELGYYGSLTAPSTIFYIHPGNKLATIVGFNQKDIDYQVARDVAMQVAAMNPIAVNREEVPADVIAKELEIAKEKAREEGKKEEMLDKIAQGRINKFFQEMTLLEQIFVKDGKKTIQQYLSEQNKDLTAVSFVRFTLNAE